The DNA region TGTGGAGTTATTGGAGCTGTTGTTGGAAGATGAGGCAAACAACCGGCGGGATAACGGTTTCAAGAAGAGATATCAGAAGTCAAAGATTCCTGTATACAAGACACTTGAGGATTTTGACTATAGTTTTCAACCCTCGATAGACAGGAAGGTTATTTCCGATCTTGCCACATGTCAGTTTCTCTCTGCAAAGAGTAATGCGGTGTTTATAGGAAATCCCGGGACAGGAAAGACTCATTTGTCAGTTGGTATAGGGATAAAGGCATTACTAAAGGGTCACAAGGTGCTGTTTACGTCTGTGGGAGAGATGCTTCAGTGCCTGCATATCTCAAAGGCTGACAACAGTTATTATCAGAAGCTTCGCTACTATATGGATGCTGATTTATTGATCCTGGATGAGTTGGGATTTAAGAAGCTGCCAAACTACAGTGCAGATGATTTCTTTGAGGTAATTTCCCGAAGGTATGAGAAGGGGTCTGTGATTATTACGACAAACAAGAGTTTTGAGCAGTGGGGTGAGATATTTTCTGATAGTGTGCTCTCCTCGGCAATAATAGACAGGGTTGTACATCACGGTACTGTTATAAAGATTAATGGTCCAAGCTACAGGAGGAAAGATATTAAGAAGAAGGGAGGTGAAGATAAAAGTTCACAAGAGGCGAAGGGAGAAGTTTAAAGGGGTATCCTCATGTATAGGATACCTCAGAAAGAACGGTTATAGGGCAAATATGAAAGCCGTTTTAATCTGTGA from Nitrospirota bacterium includes:
- a CDS encoding ATP-binding protein codes for the protein MNLLKSRLREFKLSGIYNSIEERVSYAKTKNISYVELLELLLEDEANNRRDNGFKKRYQKSKIPVYKTLEDFDYSFQPSIDRKVISDLATCQFLSAKSNAVFIGNPGTGKTHLSVGIGIKALLKGHKVLFTSVGEMLQCLHISKADNSYYQKLRYYMDADLLILDELGFKKLPNYSADDFFEVISRRYEKGSVIITTNKSFEQWGEIFSDSVLSSAIIDRVVHHGTVIKINGPSYRRKDIKKKGGEDKSSQEAKGEV